The following nucleotide sequence is from Glycine max cultivar Williams 82 chromosome 9, Glycine_max_v4.0, whole genome shotgun sequence.
AAGCTTGTAAGCTAAGCTACCGCATTTTTCTACTCTATCGGTTTTCAACAAAAGAAATGATTGGATCAACATAATACAGACCAAGACTCACGGTCAGCAGAGATCATATTCTTTTGTTATTACAATCATCATCATAGGGGTACAATGCTGTTCAGCAAAAgtctaaaaaataaagtatgggttgtctaaaaattatatttagaaaCAGTAAGAGACAGGGTTTCATACTTTCAACAGTTGAGAAAGCTTAGATGTTTCTTCCTTTGCACGAGCCAAATCTCCTTCTAAATGTTCCTTCAGAAAACAAATTATAGTGGATATAAGCTTACTACATGCAGCAATAGACAGAAAGGCACATACAAAgatattgatgaaaaaaaaaagtgagtgaatgttaacaaatcaaatcattgtgagtaaatttgtaaataaaaattaaaaacaacctTAGCTTCAATTTCAGCATAATATTGTCCAAGAGCTGTCTGTAGATTTAAAAGTTCAGTATTCTTAGCATCTATTGTGCTCATACAGTTTGTAAGCTTCTTGTTCAGGTCATCAATGATTTCCCTGGACTTTAGAATTTCATTGTCATTTGCCATCGTCAGTTTCTCCTGACTTGCAGTTGCCTGTTTCAGAGTTCTTTCAAGATGTGTTATTTGAGCTCTCAGATAATTATTGCTATCACGTAGCTCTTcaatgattttgaaatcctCATCCATTTTTTCTGACTCTTCAAATTCCTAGGCAAAAAACAGCATGGTGAACATCTTTGAGTGTACTGCAGAAAGATTAATATACTAAATTCATCTGGAATGGACGCAAATACATTCATTCACGCTTATTAGAGGTTTGAGGGGACAAAATGTAATACAAGtgggaaataatatattttgggaTAAACACGACAAATGGATTATGATAATCAGTACATTGTCCTTTTAAAATCATGCTCAATCGTCATTGATTCCGcttcaaaaaaataaagtgaaaaatgaaACCTTTTCTAACAAATGCTGTTTAAGACGGGTCAATTCTTGTACTGCTTTGTCCCTCTCCTTTTGTGTTTCCTTCAATTCTTTACTTAGCTTATGTAAGGATCTTTCCAAGTCTTCTTTCCCTGGAAAACTTTTGGAAGGATCTGGTAACTGCTCCTGAAAAGCCAAATTCCAAAACCCcacaaaagagaagaaaagaagacaaCGATTACTAACATGATTCTTGAGGCATAACCTGTAAAGTAAATATTGCTTTTAAGTTTTGGCTCACATCACTGTTACTGCTTGGAACCTTGTTCTGAATCTGAGAATCATCAGGTGACATTTGACTAGCCATCCTACGTGATTTGAGCGCAGCCTCAAGTTCATCCTTTTCCAACTAATaacaataagataaaaattattagagTGCAATCTGGAACTCAATATAAAAAAGTCATTATCAAATTTTGAGTGATATAAGACAGTAGATTTTTCTGTATTACAATGAAAAACATTAATGCATAAATTTACTAACCTTAAGAGTAGTGTTTTCCTTCTCTATAGTTTCAATTAGTCTTTTGAAGCTATCCACAGAATCACCTGCTTCTTCATCTTCTCGTCTAGTCAGCTCCAATTGCAGACATTTTATTTCAGATATTTTCTCATTCAATTCATTGTGTAATTTGCTCACCTCATTTTTTGTCTTCCAAGCAATAATACAACATATGTATTGGTTAGAAGTTAGATTAGACAATCAAAAACTATAATATACCTAGCTTATCACATTAGATAGTACAACAAAACCAACATCCAGATTCCTTGAAAAGACATAATATACTACTCAATTATGCAATGGAAGTCATCAAGGTAAGCAAGAAAGTATTCTAGATATTCCCTCcctgtttaaaaaatattatctaaagaaATAGTGAGATTGAGAATTGAAATCATTCGAGAAAGCTgaccctactcttttaatttttaatcctaTAGTTTTCATGAATCTAGGCAATGTGTTTATtcccaaatatatattttcatttgcttCATATCAAAACATTCTTtgattttcttccattgttttctcttgattAAATATCAATTTCCATTCACAACCAAAGCAGTGCTGTCAATTGTGGATGATGGCTTATGGCAGTGAGCCAAAAATTAGCCATATATGTATGGAAGGTGGCATTGTagctatattaaaaaaagtataaaatacatACAAAAATGCTAAATAATCcgaatacaaataaaaaaactaataatatattaggGACAAAATATTATGGAAAcactaagaaaataaatttcaacatatTTCAGTCTGaagataaaaaaactaacaaaggcAAACCATAAAACAATCTAATATAGTTATGACATGGTAGGTAAAAATCATAGTTAACGCATGGTtagtatcttattttattttttaaaaatattatctattcATTGTCTCTACTAATATGATGTGAAAACATTTTTGCCAAAATCTTatagaaataaatcaaatttatatagACTCACTTTGTCTCTTTCCAACTTTAGCAATTTAAGCTCCTCCTGGAAAGACTTGTTCAATTTCTCTTCTTCTGGCATCAAAGAAAGATCCAGATTGTTAGCAGTTTCTATTTAAACACGTGAAATGATAATACAATCTAGATATTCTAAATGCAGAATAATTACCCTGGAGTTTTAGCTGAATATTTACCAACTTTTTGCGTTCTTGCTCTAGTTCCAACTTCATTTTTCGTATATCATGAGTATGTTGTACTGCTGCTGGGGGACTACTTTTTCCCTCTATCATATCTGCTTGCTCCTAGAAGGCATTCATACATCTGCTGTCAAGTTCACTcatcactaaaaaaaaaatataaatcctaccagaaagtttaaataaaaatggccagaaccaaaaacaaaaatagaaaagcaaaccaaaacttattttctttattttttaaaaaagtgcaCATCATGCTTCTTAGGACTCCATGAAAAACGAATATAAATTTGGacaaaaaaagatcaaaatagacAAGTAATATAAATGAAACCACCTAATGGTAAATCTTTCTACATAAATTCATTATTTGAGGATGACAAAATATCCATGATGTAGTTACCTTGCCCTTTACTTGTAAGTTTGAATGTTTAGATACCATCTTACTTTGACTAGCATCAGATTCCAAAGCAGATGTGGTTCCATTGTTTGTAGCATAACGATTTTTCATTTGAGTTGTGAACCTATGCAGTCGATTTGGTGATTGGTCATTACTTCCCtgcataaatatttaaagtgaTCAACAAGAATCCTTAGTTATGTTGTGAATCTTGATTCAGTAGTGCTActagaaactagaaagaaaaaatttattgcaACTGGAATGAAGAGTACAAGGTTTTAAACGATAGTTTAGAAAACAAGTACACATCAACCCCCTAGAGCTTAGCTCCTACAGTGGAAGTGTCCTCTGTTCTTATATAAATTCCTAAAGAGGTAGCTCCGATACCAAGTTGAAGACTGAATATTTTGTCAATGGAAATGGAAATGTTCTAATTGCAGCATAATACAGCTGGATATTTAAAGCAATTTAAAAGCCTATATGTAATTGCAAATCTGtgcttctttccttaattagaaTATAACAGCTGCAGTATAGGGATTTATGGTAGTTTTGCTAATTTACAGGGCTGAAAATCAGCTTGTATTTATTTGTAATAAGCAATATTTATAGGGGAATACAGAGGAAAAGACACAATTTTTACCGTACACTTTTCTTAGTTTAACATATTTAGATGAATTGCTTGAGTGAAAAACCACTCAACAGGGCATATATTCATACACTCCATGCTTAATTTTTAGAGAAGTAAACATAAATGCAATTCCCTAAGTTTATAAGATAAGCACTATGCATGGATCTGAACATTCATGTATCCTAGACTTTCAATACAGCAATTCCCAATATCTAAGATTCATTTCCAACAGTTACTAAAGAATATAACACTCATAGTTTTACAAGTCTAGTGATTTAAAATATAGGATTACCTTGACTGTGTAAGCACCATTTGCAGATGCTGGACTTGTAGCCTCCAAATTCTGTTTTAATGAGCCATTTTCTTTATTCAATCTAACAATATGATCCTGTGAAGTTGAAAGGGTCGGATAGTTGAGACTTAACAAAGGGAAGTAACAAAATATCTCAAATTAATAAGCTAGACAAACtgttaattgattctttatggaACCTCTGCTCTGCCTGAGATAGATATCACATAATGAAATATAATCCAACAAtatatttgagaaaataaagaacCTTTTGTTTGGGCATAGGGGAGAAGGGATCAGAGCCTTAGAAAAATAAGGTccaaattttctataaatatcatatattctTCAAATAATGCATTAGAGCTGAGTTCACCTTATTTTATACAAACACAATCTAAGGTGCAAATTGAGTATTACAATGTGTCATGGATCCATCTTACAATGTGCTGGAAAGAAAGATTAATCATAATATTAGGATTGAAGGTGGGTGGATCAAATTGGCAGCTTCTTAATCATAATTTGTGGACAAAAAATTCCtataaaaaatcaagaaaattataTCAGATAGCTACAAGATAACCAATGCTATATGGCAGTGAGAGTTGAGCAGTGAAGTGCTGATGATAAGAGCAAAACTTAAGTGTAGTGGAGATAAATATAAGGTGGACAAGAGGATCTAGAAGATTTAGGAATGGAATTATTTGAGAATAAGTTGGAGTG
It contains:
- the LOC100794376 gene encoding golgin candidate 3 isoform X1, whose protein sequence is MWGTIANFKENLNKIALDVHYAAYDDDDEDDVVSPAAVSDRRNSHSSAHSISLPRSPPATNGTSDHPYAPEIEQYKAEIKRLQASEAEIKALSVNYAALLKEKEDHIVRLNKENGSLKQNLEATSPASANGAYTVKGSNDQSPNRLHRFTTQMKNRYATNNGTTSALESDASQSKMVSKHSNLQVKGKEQADMIEGKSSPPAAVQHTHDIRKMKLELEQERKKLVNIQLKLQEEEKLNKSFQEELKLLKLERDKTKNEVSKLHNELNEKISEIKCLQLELTRREDEEAGDSVDSFKRLIETIEKENTTLKLEKDELEAALKSRRMASQMSPDDSQIQNKVPSSNSDEQLPDPSKSFPGKEDLERSLHKLSKELKETQKERDKAVQELTRLKQHLLEKEFEESEKMDEDFKIIEELRDSNNYLRAQITHLERTLKQATASQEKLTMANDNEILKSREIIDDLNKKLTNCMSTIDAKNTELLNLQTALGQYYAEIEAKEHLEGDLARAKEETSKLSQLLKDADCRANVLISEKEEILAKLSRSEKVQSEWRSRVSKLEEDNSRLRLAVEQSMTRLNRMSVDSDFLVDRRIVIKLLVTYFQRNHSKEVLDLMVRMLGFSNEDKQRIGVAQQGPGKGVVRGVLGLPGRLVGGILGGSGSSESAANVGADNQSFADLWVDFLLKETQEREKRESEERDKSMDDSHDKSLNTNSSSPPPSNQSFSTRTASINSPTYQNISSHPRGYFKHSEQIGSEFSTVPLTSSDSKTTSSRLPRY
- the LOC100794376 gene encoding golgin candidate 3 isoform X2 yields the protein MINLSFQHIDHIVRLNKENGSLKQNLEATSPASANGAYTVKGSNDQSPNRLHRFTTQMKNRYATNNGTTSALESDASQSKMVSKHSNLQVKGKEQADMIEGKSSPPAAVQHTHDIRKMKLELEQERKKLVNIQLKLQEEEKLNKSFQEELKLLKLERDKTKNEVSKLHNELNEKISEIKCLQLELTRREDEEAGDSVDSFKRLIETIEKENTTLKLEKDELEAALKSRRMASQMSPDDSQIQNKVPSSNSDEQLPDPSKSFPGKEDLERSLHKLSKELKETQKERDKAVQELTRLKQHLLEKEFEESEKMDEDFKIIEELRDSNNYLRAQITHLERTLKQATASQEKLTMANDNEILKSREIIDDLNKKLTNCMSTIDAKNTELLNLQTALGQYYAEIEAKEHLEGDLARAKEETSKLSQLLKDADCRANVLISEKEEILAKLSRSEKVQSEWRSRVSKLEEDNSRLRLAVEQSMTRLNRMSVDSDFLVDRRIVIKLLVTYFQRNHSKEVLDLMVRMLGFSNEDKQRIGVAQQGPGKGVVRGVLGLPGRLVGGILGGSGSSESAANVGADNQSFADLWVDFLLKETQEREKRESEERDKSMDDSHDKSLNTNSSSPPPSNQSFSTRTASINSPTYQNISSHPRGYFKHSEQIGSEFSTVPLTSSDSKTTSSRLPRY